From a single Nocardioides panacis genomic region:
- a CDS encoding NAD-dependent protein deacetylase, giving the protein MTLTPAPTPVATALELVAARPFVALTGAGMSTDSGIPDYRGPSSPARMPMTFSEFVSGPGAQQRYWARSHLGWSRMRRATPNAGHRALAALEAAGRQRLLITQNVDGLHEAAGSRAVCALHGRIADVVCLDCRAQSSRAALHRRLGELNPGWGERHADVEVRPDGDVDLDDTAGFVVPGCAACGGVLKPDVVFFGENVPKPRVERCYAAVDALDPDADLLLVLGSSLTVMSGFRFVRRATKQGVPVVVVNRGATRADELKIEKVEAGTTEFLTTLATTAPSELSGGGSAPAE; this is encoded by the coding sequence ATGACGCTCACGCCCGCCCCGACCCCCGTCGCCACCGCCCTCGAGCTGGTCGCCGCCCGGCCGTTCGTGGCGCTGACCGGCGCCGGGATGAGCACCGACTCCGGGATCCCCGACTACCGAGGGCCGAGCTCGCCGGCCCGGATGCCGATGACGTTCTCGGAGTTCGTCTCGGGCCCCGGCGCGCAGCAGCGCTACTGGGCCCGCTCGCACCTCGGCTGGTCGCGGATGCGGCGCGCGACCCCGAACGCCGGGCACCGCGCGCTCGCCGCCCTGGAGGCCGCCGGGCGCCAGCGGCTGCTGATCACCCAGAACGTCGACGGCCTGCACGAGGCGGCCGGCTCCCGCGCGGTGTGCGCGCTGCACGGCCGGATCGCCGACGTCGTCTGCCTGGACTGCCGCGCGCAGAGCAGCCGGGCCGCGCTGCACCGGCGGCTCGGCGAGCTGAACCCCGGCTGGGGCGAGCGGCACGCCGACGTCGAGGTCCGCCCCGACGGCGACGTCGACCTCGACGACACCGCCGGCTTCGTGGTCCCCGGCTGCGCGGCCTGCGGCGGGGTGCTCAAGCCCGACGTGGTGTTCTTCGGGGAGAACGTCCCCAAGCCGCGGGTCGAGCGGTGCTACGCCGCCGTGGACGCGCTCGACCCCGACGCGGACCTGCTGCTGGTGCTCGGCTCCTCGCTGACGGTGATGTCCGGCTTCCGCTTCGTGCGCCGCGCCACCAAGCAGGGCGTGCCCGTCGTGGTCGTGAACCGAGGAGCCACCAGAGCCGACGAGCTGAAGATCGAGAAGGTGGAAGCAGGCACCACGGAGTTCCTCACCACCCTCGCCACCACCGCCCCCTCCGAGTTGTCAGGCGGTGGATCGGCTCCGGCCGAGTGA